One genomic window of Branchiostoma floridae strain S238N-H82 chromosome 4, Bfl_VNyyK, whole genome shotgun sequence includes the following:
- the LOC118413121 gene encoding membrane progestin receptor beta-like produces MRRFLTVDEVPDAHKEPFVLTGYRPPHRPWRYYLMSMFSMHNETMSVWTHLIPSIYVLYVLKTYFGENLAYGLRNDLDYTGDVSARLFLYYGTSNFTLQFLSACAHLLCSRSVAAHHVAFTIDYMGIAFYMYSVTLAQGYISSEPSFTYAVHPWFPWVALLINCLYFAANAHSHVRYRRGDPERAMLQLCSFIMMYLFGTLPIIHRILSDAYNGSVDDVTWMYVRHILLLATGGFFHASEVPQRFLPGMCDVIGHGHQIFHVLGSVSVLTEMKAVFADLQNRRHLDPILPTDLSVTTYFIVLFASYVYIAYVFVRKALSQGS; encoded by the exons ATGAGACGATTCCTGACTGTCGACGAggttccggacgcacacaaggAGCCGTTTGTCCTGACCGGATACAGGCCCCCACACCGGCCATGGCGCTATTACCTGATGAGTATGTTCTCCATGCACAACGAAACGATGAGCGTCTGGACACACCTCATCCCGAGTATTTACGTGCTTTACGTGCTGAAGACGTATTTCGGTGAGAATCTTGCGTATGGACTTCGTA ACGATTTGGACTACACCGGTGATGTTTCTGCAAGACTGTTCCTTTACTACGGCACCAGCAACTTCACCCTCCAGTTCCTGAGCGCGTGCGCTCATCTGTTGTGCTCGCGCTCTGTAGCTGCGCACCACGTCGCCTTCACCATTGACTACATGGGGATTGCCTTTTACATGTACAGCGTCACGCTTGCTCAGGGTTACATCAGCAGTGAGCCTTCCTTTACCTACGCCGTGCACCCTTGGTTTCCTTGGGTGGCTCTCCTAATTAATTGTTTGTATTTTGCGGCCAATGCTCACTCGCATGTAAGGTACAGGAGGGGGGACCCGGAAAGGGCTATGCTTCAGCTATGCTCGTTTATCATGATGTATCTGTTTGGTACGTTACCCATAATACATCGCATTCTATCGGACGCGTACAACGGAAGCGTGGATGACGTCACATGGATGTACGTACGTCACATCCTGCTTCTCGCGACAGGAGGTTTCTTCCACGCGTCAGAGGTACCGCAGAGGTTTCTCCCCGGTAtgtgtgacgtcatcggccACGGACATCAGATCTTCCATGTTTTGGGTTCCGTCTCGGTGCTGACCGAGATGAAGGCCGTATTCGCCGACTTGCAgaaccgccgccatcttgatccAATTCTTCCTACCGACCTATCAGTTACGACCTATTTCATTGTTCTTTTTGCATCGTATGTCTACATTGCTTACGTGTTCGTTCGTAAGGCTTTGTCACAAGGCAGTTGA